In Duganella zoogloeoides, a single genomic region encodes these proteins:
- a CDS encoding DUF2628 domain-containing protein, protein MDTCQQCGSGINVVKPACGTCGTPIPRGGEQQSAADLSPAWRARFALIDKAGGPSLPGVKTLPVSERFKLMNWWALFFGAFYYIAKGMWRKAISLSVALSIAFLLLELFMAALAMPDAGNGIATGAAAALFGIRANIDYYKKIVLRQNGWW, encoded by the coding sequence ATGGATACGTGCCAGCAGTGCGGTTCCGGTATCAATGTCGTCAAGCCCGCATGCGGGACATGCGGTACGCCTATCCCGCGCGGCGGTGAACAGCAGTCCGCTGCTGACCTGTCGCCAGCGTGGCGCGCCAGGTTTGCACTGATCGACAAAGCAGGCGGCCCGTCGCTGCCCGGTGTGAAAACCCTGCCAGTCAGTGAACGCTTCAAGCTGATGAACTGGTGGGCGCTGTTTTTCGGCGCGTTTTATTACATTGCGAAAGGGATGTGGAGAAAGGCGATCTCCCTGTCGGTAGCGTTATCCATCGCCTTTTTATTATTGGAGTTGTTCATGGCCGCTCTGGCGATGCCCGATGCTGGCAATGGGATTGCGACCGGCGCAGCAGCCGCTCTTTTCGGCATCCGCGCCAACATCGATTACTACAAAAAAATCGTGCTGCGGCAAAATGGCTGGTGGTAG
- a CDS encoding class I SAM-dependent methyltransferase produces MQQPALVAQQFGNTASAYLTSAVHAQGADLTALRDIAAGLTGSAKRPVVLDLGCGAGHASFAVAPVAESVTAFDLSPEMLAVVAGAARERGLAQIVTQQGNVASLPFADASFCMVMTRFSAHHWLDVPAALREVNRVLKPGGVLVVIDITAPESPLHDTTLQAVELLRDGSHVRDYRTSEWLRMLDDAGFAGERVSDWKLHMQFDEWTARMRTPAERATAIRSLLRSAPVETRDCFAVQDDGSFTIDSTLFRASLR; encoded by the coding sequence ATGCAGCAGCCAGCCCTCGTCGCCCAGCAGTTCGGCAACACTGCCAGCGCCTACCTGACCAGCGCGGTCCACGCGCAAGGCGCCGACCTGACCGCATTGCGCGACATCGCCGCCGGCTTGACCGGCAGCGCCAAGCGCCCCGTCGTGCTCGATCTCGGCTGCGGCGCCGGCCACGCCAGCTTCGCGGTGGCGCCGGTGGCCGAGTCGGTCACGGCGTTCGACCTGTCGCCGGAAATGCTGGCCGTGGTGGCCGGCGCCGCGCGCGAACGGGGCTTGGCGCAGATCGTCACGCAGCAAGGCAACGTGGCCAGCCTGCCGTTTGCCGACGCGTCGTTCTGCATGGTGATGACGCGCTTTTCCGCCCACCACTGGCTCGACGTGCCGGCGGCCCTGCGCGAAGTCAACCGCGTGCTCAAGCCGGGCGGCGTGTTGGTCGTCATCGACATCACGGCGCCCGAATCGCCGCTGCACGACACCACCTTGCAGGCCGTGGAATTGCTGCGCGACGGCTCGCACGTGCGCGACTACCGTACCTCGGAGTGGCTGCGCATGCTCGATGACGCCGGCTTCGCAGGCGAGCGCGTGAGCGACTGGAAACTGCACATGCAATTCGACGAATGGACCGCGCGCATGCGCACGCCAGCCGAACGCGCGACCGCGATCCGCAGCCTGCTGCGCAGCGCGCCTGTGGAGACGCGTGACTGTTTCGCGGTGCAGGACGATGGCTCGTTCACCATCGATTCCACCCTGTTCAGGGCGTCATTGCGATGA
- a CDS encoding DMT family transporter codes for MLTAVMMFSFMDTTMKLLSATYPATQVTALRALSSLPLLCVYIWYRGAFRGIFKVRWGMHVFRALLGIGMLTTFAYGLKALSLAEAYSIFFIAPALITMLSVFVLKERVVAGQWVAIVVGLVGVLVVLRPEGSGFLTLGGLAILAAAACYAVSAITARLLARTDSTESMMFWLLTLMAIGGVALAWPVWVPVRAADGWVLLALALSGFFGQLAITKAFSTGRASIVAPFEYTALAWGVAIDWLLWQALPDGYTLLGAGIIIASGIYLVRRESAHKESEHP; via the coding sequence ATGCTGACTGCCGTGATGATGTTTTCGTTCATGGATACCACCATGAAACTGTTATCGGCCACGTATCCCGCCACCCAGGTGACCGCCTTGCGCGCCTTGAGTTCGCTGCCGCTGCTGTGTGTTTACATCTGGTATCGCGGCGCGTTTCGCGGCATTTTCAAGGTGCGCTGGGGCATGCACGTTTTCCGCGCGTTGCTCGGCATCGGCATGCTCACCACGTTTGCGTATGGCCTCAAGGCGCTGTCGCTGGCCGAGGCGTATTCGATCTTCTTCATCGCGCCTGCGCTCATCACCATGCTGTCGGTGTTCGTGCTCAAGGAGCGCGTGGTGGCGGGGCAGTGGGTCGCCATCGTGGTTGGGCTGGTTGGCGTGCTGGTGGTGCTGCGCCCTGAAGGCAGCGGTTTTCTGACCTTGGGCGGGCTGGCGATTCTGGCGGCTGCCGCGTGCTACGCGGTCTCGGCCATCACCGCGCGGCTGCTGGCGCGCACCGACAGTACCGAGTCGATGATGTTCTGGCTGCTTACCCTGATGGCGATCGGCGGCGTGGCGCTGGCCTGGCCGGTATGGGTGCCGGTGCGCGCGGCCGACGGCTGGGTGCTGCTGGCGCTGGCGCTGTCGGGCTTTTTCGGCCAGCTGGCGATTACCAAGGCCTTCAGCACGGGCCGCGCATCGATCGTGGCGCCGTTCGAGTACACGGCGCTGGCCTGGGGCGTGGCGATCGACTGGTTGTTGTGGCAGGCGCTGCCGGATGGCTACACCTTGCTGGGAGCGGGTATCATCATTGCCAGCGGCATCTACCTGGTGCGGCGCGAGTCCGCTCACAAGGAGTCGGAACATCCGTAG
- a CDS encoding XRE family transcriptional regulator, producing the protein MYIGFRRQSNIRETNKDLYETVVFTILFIMPKMPIALQQLPPATLSALERLGADLAVARLRRKESLASWASRLGVSVPTLMRLEAGEPGVGMGIYATALWLIGRDGALAELASPDKDRGALELDVRKAVALGKARAQASAQTRQKRKEAKEA; encoded by the coding sequence GTGTATATTGGCTTCAGGCGACAATCGAATATTCGGGAAACTAACAAAGACTTGTACGAAACAGTTGTTTTTACTATTCTTTTTATTATGCCTAAGATGCCTATCGCCCTACAGCAACTCCCGCCCGCCACACTGTCGGCACTTGAGCGCCTGGGGGCGGACCTGGCAGTCGCAAGACTGCGCCGTAAAGAGTCACTGGCGTCATGGGCGTCCCGGCTGGGCGTGTCTGTGCCGACACTGATGCGGCTGGAGGCCGGCGAGCCTGGCGTTGGCATGGGAATTTATGCCACAGCCCTGTGGTTGATCGGCCGCGACGGTGCACTTGCGGAGCTGGCCTCTCCTGACAAGGATCGTGGCGCACTGGAACTGGACGTCAGAAAAGCGGTAGCGCTCGGCAAAGCCCGCGCCCAGGCGTCGGCACAAACGCGCCAGAAACGCAAGGAAGCCAAGGAGGCTTAG
- a CDS encoding type II toxin-antitoxin system HipA family toxin, with translation MATHQLVSNELYLWFIEEPDNPRLVGTLSLVTVGKGVSLTYAPTWLASGFPLSEDLPLVDIEHLPRTKEVAAGAVDDARPDRWGERVIRFINKPARLSLMEFLYYAGDDRFGALGVSTSQDAYLPRVVGPLPRLESAQKLSEIIAKISGKEPITELEGRMAASGGSFGGAKPKALIEIGGEQWVIKFFNDEPVDVPLIEHATMTLCGKAGITVAETRLVPLAGENAIAVRRFDRKGAQRVHCISAGTALRALVTATQEPDLSYPNLAQLLRRSGRTASGENRREMAELFRRMVFNILIDNTDDHEKNHTLLVIPEPAGKGASARVRRLALAPAYDVLPTNSGQGHQELGIGADGRDSTLVNAMSQHALFGLTAREACSEVAQVILVVDGWKEHFKAYGVSDADIEELAQRIDGEALLSQRRGFLSEAYADTPTRARRSPLRE, from the coding sequence GTGGCAACCCATCAGCTTGTTTCTAACGAGCTTTATCTCTGGTTTATTGAAGAGCCCGACAATCCCCGTCTCGTCGGTACCTTGAGCCTGGTGACCGTGGGCAAGGGCGTCTCGTTGACCTATGCGCCCACATGGTTGGCATCGGGTTTTCCGTTGAGCGAAGACCTGCCATTGGTCGATATCGAACATTTGCCACGCACCAAGGAGGTTGCTGCGGGCGCCGTCGATGATGCCCGCCCGGACCGCTGGGGGGAGCGGGTTATCCGATTCATCAACAAGCCTGCCCGGTTGTCGTTAATGGAGTTCCTGTACTACGCCGGTGACGACCGCTTTGGCGCGTTGGGTGTTTCCACTTCACAAGACGCATACTTGCCCCGCGTCGTCGGGCCGCTACCACGGCTCGAGAGCGCGCAAAAGCTCAGCGAGATTATCGCGAAAATCAGCGGCAAAGAGCCGATCACCGAGCTGGAAGGGCGCATGGCCGCATCAGGCGGCAGCTTCGGCGGCGCCAAGCCAAAGGCGCTAATCGAAATTGGGGGAGAGCAGTGGGTCATTAAATTCTTCAACGACGAACCGGTGGACGTTCCGCTGATCGAGCACGCCACCATGACGCTTTGCGGCAAAGCCGGCATTACCGTGGCAGAGACTAGGCTGGTGCCGCTCGCCGGGGAAAACGCCATAGCGGTGCGACGATTCGACCGCAAGGGCGCACAGCGTGTGCACTGTATCTCGGCAGGCACTGCCCTGCGTGCGCTGGTCACCGCAACCCAGGAACCTGACCTGAGCTACCCGAACCTGGCGCAACTACTGCGCCGATCCGGCAGGACTGCGAGTGGCGAAAACAGGCGCGAAATGGCTGAGTTATTTCGGCGCATGGTGTTCAATATTCTCATCGATAACACCGACGATCATGAAAAGAACCATACGCTTCTGGTTATCCCCGAGCCTGCAGGAAAGGGCGCGTCCGCCAGGGTACGTCGGCTCGCGCTGGCGCCTGCCTACGACGTGCTTCCCACAAATTCCGGACAGGGGCACCAGGAGCTCGGTATCGGCGCAGACGGCCGTGACTCGACGCTCGTGAATGCGATGTCACAGCACGCCTTATTCGGCCTGACCGCGCGCGAGGCCTGCAGCGAGGTGGCGCAGGTTATTCTCGTCGTGGATGGATGGAAAGAGCACTTCAAGGCCTATGGTGTTTCCGATGCCGATATCGAAGAGCTCGCGCAACGCATCGATGGCGAGGCGCTACTGTCCCAGCGGCGAGGCTTCCTAAGCGAGGCCTATGCGGATACGCCAACCAGGGCGCGCCGCTCACCATTGAGGGAGTAG
- the ftsZ gene encoding cell division protein FtsZ → MEFDMVDNAALGTVIKVVGVGGAGGNAVQHMINKGMSGVEFIAANTDAQALATSRADNIIQIGETGLGAGMKPEVGRKLAEDSRARIEDALRGAHMVFIAAGMGGGTGTGAAPIVAEVAKSLGALTVAVVSKPFSHEGQKCMDIADEGLEQLSANVDSLIVILNEKLEEIYEDESLIEWLQHADDVLNNAVAGIAEIINVPGHINVDFNDVKTIMGEQGKAMMGTATASGVDRARIAAEQAVASPLLDGVDLSGARGVLVNVTASRGLKGKEIKEVMAAVRAFAAPDASIAQGIAYDDSMGDEIRVTVVATGLGKTKKHVQLVPQQMLRTGTHNSPMMPSAGMGGAAVNVSMGATGVMGSGAAGFDGMKAPAVWRRESASEQVRAMEKNGMETYDIPAFLRKQAD, encoded by the coding sequence ATGGAGTTCGATATGGTCGATAACGCAGCTTTGGGCACCGTCATCAAGGTGGTCGGTGTCGGCGGAGCAGGTGGCAATGCGGTTCAACACATGATCAACAAGGGCATGTCCGGCGTGGAGTTCATCGCCGCCAATACCGATGCGCAGGCGCTGGCTACCTCGCGCGCGGACAACATCATCCAGATCGGCGAGACCGGCCTGGGCGCCGGCATGAAGCCGGAAGTCGGCCGCAAGCTGGCCGAAGATTCGCGCGCGCGCATCGAAGACGCGCTGCGCGGCGCGCACATGGTCTTCATCGCCGCCGGCATGGGCGGCGGTACCGGCACCGGCGCCGCACCGATCGTGGCCGAAGTGGCCAAGTCGCTGGGCGCGCTGACCGTTGCCGTGGTCTCCAAGCCGTTTTCGCACGAAGGCCAGAAGTGCATGGACATCGCCGACGAAGGCCTGGAGCAGCTGTCGGCCAACGTCGACTCGCTGATCGTGATCCTCAACGAGAAACTTGAAGAGATCTACGAAGACGAATCGCTGATCGAATGGCTGCAGCACGCCGACGATGTCCTGAACAACGCGGTGGCCGGTATCGCCGAGATCATCAACGTGCCGGGCCACATCAACGTCGACTTCAACGACGTCAAGACCATCATGGGCGAGCAGGGCAAGGCCATGATGGGCACCGCGACCGCCTCGGGCGTGGACCGCGCGCGCATCGCCGCCGAACAGGCCGTGGCCTCGCCGCTGCTTGACGGCGTGGACCTGTCGGGCGCTCGTGGCGTGCTGGTCAATGTGACCGCCAGCCGTGGCCTGAAAGGTAAGGAGATCAAGGAAGTCATGGCCGCCGTGCGCGCCTTCGCCGCACCGGATGCGTCGATCGCCCAGGGTATTGCCTACGACGACTCGATGGGCGACGAGATCCGCGTCACCGTGGTTGCCACCGGCCTCGGCAAGACCAAGAAGCACGTGCAACTGGTACCGCAGCAAATGCTGCGCACCGGCACCCACAACAGCCCGATGATGCCATCGGCTGGCATGGGCGGCGCGGCGGTCAACGTGTCGATGGGCGCGACCGGCGTGATGGGTTCCGGCGCGGCCGGCTTCGACGGCATGAAGGCGCCAGCCGTATGGCGCCGCGAGTCGGCCTCGGAACAAGTGCGCGCGATGGAAAAGAATGGCATGGAGACCTATGACATTCCAGCCTTCCTGCGCAAGCAAGCCGACTAA
- a CDS encoding cell division protein FtsQ/DivIB: protein MWQDAKALNATASALFAAALLACIGAGVWWVAQRPMFDLRTIRIESMDQDGLRHVNQLTLRNSALWRLKGNFFTTNLDAVRQVFEAVPWVRRATVRREWPDQLIVTLEEHEALGTWGEDGRLLSTKGDVFTANLAEAEEDHELPEFDGPDGSEKEVLARYAELRTWFAPLQLVPAALSLSSRYAWTVRLDNGTSVALGREQTSTTLKERVERLLGIYPQLVEHLPEIETIDMRYQNGLALSARGLKIPKDGAWPKKQAMKKTTGGAQKPSPATR, encoded by the coding sequence ATGTGGCAAGACGCTAAAGCCTTGAATGCTACCGCCAGCGCGCTGTTCGCAGCCGCGTTGCTGGCATGCATCGGCGCCGGCGTGTGGTGGGTGGCGCAGCGTCCGATGTTCGACCTGCGCACGATTCGCATCGAGAGCATGGACCAGGACGGCCTGCGCCACGTGAACCAGCTGACCTTGCGTAACAGCGCGCTGTGGCGCCTGAAGGGCAACTTCTTCACCACCAACCTCGACGCGGTGCGCCAGGTGTTCGAGGCGGTGCCGTGGGTACGCCGCGCAACGGTGCGCCGCGAGTGGCCCGACCAGCTGATCGTCACGCTGGAAGAGCACGAGGCGCTGGGCACGTGGGGCGAGGACGGCCGCCTGCTTTCGACCAAGGGCGATGTATTTACCGCCAACCTGGCCGAGGCGGAAGAGGATCACGAGTTGCCGGAATTCGACGGCCCCGATGGCAGCGAGAAGGAAGTGCTGGCGCGTTACGCCGAACTGCGGACCTGGTTCGCGCCGCTGCAACTGGTGCCGGCAGCGCTGTCGCTGTCCTCGCGCTATGCGTGGACCGTCAGGCTTGACAACGGCACGAGCGTGGCGCTGGGCCGCGAGCAGACCAGTACCACGTTGAAGGAACGCGTGGAGCGTCTGCTGGGCATCTACCCGCAACTGGTGGAGCACCTGCCGGAAATCGAGACCATCGATATGCGTTACCAGAACGGCCTGGCGCTGAGCGCCAGGGGATTGAAGATACCGAAGGACGGCGCCTGGCCGAAAAAGCAGGCGATGAAGAAGACCACGGGCGGTGCGCAAAAGCCATCGCCGGCAACACGATAA
- a CDS encoding helix-turn-helix transcriptional regulator, with translation MQHNLGDFIRAHRERITPDRAGLPAGGRRRTPGLRREELAQLCDVSPTWLTWLEQGRDVAASSNLLARLADVLQLSAAERGYLFSLADRIDPQASATHEESQPLQAMVDAINAPAYVLDRQWDALAWNADALALFGGWLDVETDAPLRPNLLRFMFRSAAARGLIVDWDDRASRLVAEFRADIGKHAGLPAVAGLIAELSQGSAEFQALWTLQDVVARDGGLRRFQHPAMGELALTQVTMHLAKRHDLKLVMLLPSRQPYSYSRK, from the coding sequence ATGCAACACAATCTCGGCGACTTCATCCGCGCCCACCGCGAGCGCATCACGCCTGACCGCGCAGGTTTGCCGGCGGGCGGCCGCCGCCGCACGCCCGGCCTGCGGCGCGAGGAACTGGCGCAGCTATGCGACGTCAGCCCCACCTGGCTGACCTGGCTCGAGCAGGGCAGGGATGTGGCCGCGTCAAGCAACCTGCTGGCGCGCCTGGCCGACGTGCTGCAACTGAGCGCGGCCGAGCGTGGTTATCTGTTCAGCCTCGCCGATAGAATTGACCCGCAAGCAAGCGCCACGCACGAAGAATCGCAGCCATTGCAGGCGATGGTGGATGCCATCAACGCCCCGGCCTATGTGCTCGATCGCCAGTGGGATGCGCTGGCCTGGAACGCCGACGCGCTGGCGCTGTTCGGTGGCTGGCTCGATGTCGAGACCGATGCGCCGCTGCGTCCGAACCTGCTGCGCTTCATGTTCCGCAGCGCTGCCGCGCGCGGCCTGATCGTCGATTGGGACGACCGCGCCAGCCGCCTGGTGGCCGAGTTCCGCGCCGACATCGGCAAGCACGCGGGCCTGCCCGCCGTCGCCGGCCTGATCGCCGAGCTGTCGCAAGGCAGTGCCGAGTTCCAGGCTCTCTGGACCTTGCAGGACGTGGTCGCCCGCGACGGCGGCCTGCGCCGCTTCCAGCATCCGGCCATGGGAGAGCTGGCGTTGACGCAGGTAACCATGCATCTGGCCAAGCGGCATGATCTGAAGCTGGTGATGTTGCTGCCATCGCGGCAGCCATATTCATACTCACGTAAATAA
- a CDS encoding nucleotidyltransferase domain-containing protein: protein MIPTDIREEILNRMRRAEAEHGVRILLAVESGSRAWGFASPNSDYDARFIYVHPQDWYLSVGLEEQRDVIEYPIVDDIDLNGWDLRKALRLFARSNPAFVEWIQSPIIYAEHGPFAAAARALLPDVYSGETGIYHYRSMAKTNYRGYLQSELVPLKKYFYVLRPLLAVRWLEQYGTAAPIEFEKLLHLVADQPQLLADIDALLVQKRAAPELGLAPAIPSINAFVESELARLESIKPAPQQRGDLVPALSDVFLDCLHHAWS from the coding sequence ATGATTCCAACTGACATCCGTGAAGAAATACTGAACCGCATGCGCCGTGCCGAAGCCGAGCATGGCGTGCGCATCCTGCTGGCGGTCGAATCCGGCAGCCGTGCCTGGGGCTTTGCCTCGCCCAATAGCGACTACGATGCGCGTTTTATTTATGTCCATCCGCAGGACTGGTACCTGTCGGTCGGGCTGGAGGAGCAGCGCGACGTGATCGAATATCCGATTGTCGATGATATCGATCTCAACGGTTGGGACTTGCGCAAGGCGCTGCGCCTGTTCGCGCGTTCCAACCCGGCGTTTGTCGAATGGATACAGTCGCCGATCATCTATGCCGAACACGGTCCGTTTGCTGCGGCGGCGCGCGCGCTGCTGCCGGACGTGTACTCGGGCGAGACCGGCATTTACCACTACCGCAGTATGGCCAAGACCAATTATCGCGGCTACCTGCAAAGCGAACTGGTGCCGCTGAAAAAATACTTTTACGTGCTGCGCCCGTTGCTGGCGGTGCGCTGGCTTGAGCAGTACGGTACAGCTGCGCCGATCGAGTTTGAAAAACTGCTGCACCTGGTCGCCGACCAGCCGCAACTGCTGGCCGACATCGATGCCTTGTTGGTGCAAAAGCGCGCGGCGCCGGAACTGGGTCTGGCGCCCGCCATTCCCAGCATCAACGCGTTTGTCGAAAGCGAACTGGCGCGACTGGAATCGATCAAACCAGCGCCGCAACAGCGCGGCGACCTGGTACCGGCGCTGAGCGACGTCTTCCTCGACTGCCTGCATCATGCCTGGTCGTGA
- the ftsA gene encoding cell division protein FtsA, with translation MTKDAKNLIVGLDIGTSKVVAVVAEVMGDGRHEVIGLGQHESKGLKKGVVVNIEATVESIQRALEEAELMADCKIRNVYAGIAGSHIRSFNSSGMVAIKEKEVTATDVARVIETAKAVNIPTDQQLLHTVPQEFIVDSQEDVREPIGMSGIRLEVKVHIVTGAVSAVQNIVKCVRRCGLEVSDLILQPMASADAVLTTDEKELGVVLIDIGGGTTDVAVFSDGAIRHTAVIPIAGDQITNDIAMALRTPTAEAEEIKIRFGVAKQVLADPGETLEVPGLGDRGPRTLSRQALAAVIEPRVEELFAMVHQVVRESGYEGVLSSGIVLTGGTAIMPGMVEMAEDIFLRPARLGTPDYRGQLADVVRSPRYATVLGLLLEAKKQYLRGHIVTRQDGSVKAVWQRMKEWFLGNF, from the coding sequence ATGACAAAAGACGCGAAAAACCTGATCGTCGGTCTCGACATCGGCACCTCCAAGGTGGTGGCCGTGGTGGCGGAGGTGATGGGGGATGGACGCCACGAAGTGATCGGGCTGGGCCAGCACGAATCGAAGGGCCTGAAAAAAGGCGTGGTGGTCAACATCGAAGCGACCGTCGAATCGATCCAGCGCGCACTGGAAGAAGCCGAGCTCATGGCCGACTGCAAGATCCGCAATGTGTACGCAGGTATTGCTGGCAGTCATATCCGCAGCTTCAATTCGAGCGGCATGGTGGCCATCAAGGAAAAGGAAGTGACCGCTACCGACGTAGCGCGCGTCATTGAAACGGCAAAGGCGGTTAACATTCCGACTGATCAGCAATTGCTGCACACCGTGCCGCAGGAGTTCATTGTCGACAGCCAGGAAGATGTGCGCGAGCCGATCGGCATGAGCGGCATCCGTCTCGAAGTCAAAGTCCATATCGTGACCGGCGCCGTGTCTGCGGTGCAAAACATCGTCAAGTGCGTGCGTCGTTGCGGGCTGGAAGTTTCGGACCTGATCTTGCAACCGATGGCCTCGGCCGACGCGGTGCTGACCACCGATGAAAAAGAACTGGGCGTGGTTCTGATCGACATCGGCGGCGGCACCACCGACGTGGCGGTGTTCTCCGACGGCGCGATCCGCCACACGGCGGTGATCCCGATCGCAGGCGACCAGATCACCAACGACATCGCCATGGCGCTGCGTACGCCCACGGCGGAAGCGGAGGAGATCAAGATCCGCTTCGGCGTGGCCAAGCAGGTGCTGGCCGATCCGGGCGAAACGCTGGAGGTGCCGGGGCTGGGCGACCGTGGTCCGCGCACGCTGTCGCGCCAGGCGCTGGCGGCCGTGATCGAGCCGCGCGTGGAAGAGCTGTTCGCGATGGTGCACCAGGTGGTGCGCGAGTCGGGTTACGAAGGCGTGCTGTCGTCGGGCATCGTCCTCACCGGCGGCACGGCCATCATGCCGGGCATGGTGGAGATGGCGGAAGACATCTTCCTGCGCCCGGCGCGCCTGGGTACGCCCGACTACCGGGGCCAGCTGGCCGACGTGGTGCGCAGCCCGCGCTACGCGACGGTGCTGGGCCTGCTGCTGGAAGCGAAAAAGCAGTACCTGCGCGGACACATCGTCACGCGCCAGGATGGTTCGGTGAAGGCGGTATGGCAGCGCATGAAGGAATGGTTCCTCGGGAACTTTTAA
- a CDS encoding peroxiredoxin produces the protein MTIKIGDQLPEGTLAEFIETETEGCALGPNVFNVQDLVKGKKIAIFGLPGAYTPTCSAQHVPGYVQHAEEFKAKGVDEIWCISVNDAFVMGAWGRDQKATGIVRMMADGNAAYSKALGLDADFSKHGMGTRSQRYSLLVEDGKVTQLNIEQGGKFEVSNAETLLGQL, from the coding sequence ATGACCATCAAGATCGGCGATCAACTGCCGGAAGGCACCCTGGCCGAATTCATCGAAACCGAAACCGAAGGCTGCGCACTGGGCCCGAACGTATTCAACGTGCAGGACCTGGTCAAGGGCAAGAAGATCGCCATCTTCGGCCTGCCAGGCGCCTACACGCCGACCTGCTCGGCACAGCACGTACCAGGTTACGTGCAGCACGCGGAAGAATTCAAGGCCAAGGGCGTCGATGAAATCTGGTGCATCTCGGTCAACGACGCATTCGTGATGGGCGCCTGGGGCCGCGACCAGAAAGCCACCGGCATCGTCCGCATGATGGCCGACGGTAACGCCGCCTACAGCAAGGCGCTGGGCCTGGACGCCGACTTCAGCAAGCACGGCATGGGCACCCGCTCGCAGCGCTACTCGCTGCTGGTGGAAGACGGCAAGGTTACCCAGCTGAACATCGAGCAGGGCGGCAAGTTCGAAGTGTCGAACGCGGAGACCTTGCTGGGCCAGCTGTAA
- the lpxC gene encoding UDP-3-O-acyl-N-acetylglucosamine deacetylase, whose amino-acid sequence MLKQRTIKELVRTTGVGLHSGRKVELTLRPAEPDTGIVFRRVDLSPMVEFPSSAMAVGDTRMASVLVKDGARVSTVEHLMSACAGLGIDNLYIEVSAEEIPIMDGSASSFVFLLQQAGVLEQPAAKKFIRVLKPVEIREGTGDREKWARLVPHDGFKLDFFIEFNHPAVDGTQQRAVVDFGDVSYVHDVARARTFGFMQDVEMLRGIGLARGGSLENAIVMDEYRILNSDGLRYDDEFVRHKILDAIGDLYLVGHPLIAGYEAHKSGHALNNQLLLELLKHPDAYEIVTFDKVEAAPQSYARQMASEWAQT is encoded by the coding sequence ATGTTAAAACAACGCACCATCAAAGAACTGGTCCGCACCACTGGCGTGGGCCTGCATTCCGGACGCAAGGTCGAGCTGACCCTGCGCCCGGCCGAACCGGATACCGGCATCGTGTTCCGCCGCGTCGATCTCTCGCCCATGGTCGAGTTCCCGTCGAGCGCGATGGCGGTCGGCGACACGCGCATGGCGTCGGTGCTGGTCAAGGACGGCGCCCGCGTCTCCACGGTCGAGCACCTGATGTCGGCCTGCGCCGGCCTCGGCATCGACAACCTGTACATCGAAGTGAGCGCCGAGGAAATTCCGATCATGGACGGCTCGGCCTCCTCGTTCGTGTTTCTCTTGCAACAAGCGGGCGTGCTGGAGCAGCCGGCCGCCAAGAAATTCATCCGCGTCCTGAAACCGGTGGAAATCCGCGAGGGCACCGGCGACCGCGAAAAATGGGCGCGCCTGGTGCCGCACGACGGTTTCAAGCTCGATTTCTTCATCGAGTTCAACCATCCGGCCGTCGATGGCACGCAGCAGCGCGCCGTGGTCGATTTCGGCGACGTCTCGTACGTGCACGACGTGGCGCGCGCGCGTACCTTCGGCTTCATGCAGGACGTGGAAATGTTGCGCGGCATCGGCCTGGCGCGTGGCGGTTCGCTGGAAAACGCCATCGTGATGGACGAATATCGCATCTTGAATTCGGACGGGCTGCGCTACGACGACGAGTTCGTGCGCCACAAGATCCTCGATGCGATCGGCGACTTGTACCTGGTGGGCCATCCGCTGATCGCCGGTTACGAGGCGCACAAGTCGGGCCATGCGCTCAACAACCAGCTGCTGCTGGAATTGCTCAAGCATCCCGATGCCTACGAGATCGTCACCTTCGACAAGGTCGAGGCGGCACCGCAGTCGTATGCGCGCCAGATGGCCAGCGAGTGGGCGCAAACCTGA